The DNA window TACAGTAGGAAATGCGATAACCACTCCCAAAGATAGGGGTCAAGAGGGAGtggaaaggagaaagacTTACGTAGTTGCCTGCCAGAGCACAGTACAGGAATTGTAGTCCGCCgaccaggacgaggaaggcCATGAAAGCATCTAGGAGGAGGGTGCGCTGCGGCGTTGAGGAGAGATACTGCTCCCACACGAGCTGAGCGATTTCAACCGCGGAGGCATTGGATTTCAGGGTTGCGGGGCCCGAGGAAAGCGATTTTGAGAGTGGTGTTGGGGTGTTAggtgttggtgatgctggtgCTGCGGAGGCGGTTGAGGCCGCGTGTCGTTTGGCGGGCATGGTGTGAGGTAATGGGTCGTGTGTCAATAAATGAGGAGGTGCAATTGGTGTTCAGGGGTGTTTGGAATGACGCGAATTGAAGAGATTCGAGTCGTTAGGTGAATGGCAATGGCGGGTtgggaggtggaagatgatgccaGCTGGATGGAGCTGCGCCGATCTGCGTTATCGCCGGGTCACGTGGACGCATACAATGACCGAAGTCAGACCAGGAACTCACATTGCGCCTTACCCCCAACTAGTCAATTACATCAGCAGGGCTCTGATTTCTAATCAGGGCCAGGTCTAACTAACTCCTGATTCTAGAAACTGAAAGTAGACCATTAACATCCTACAGTGACGAGAATGGAGCCTGTTGTTACAGAGAACGCAATCGTCAACGGAAGCCGCATCGCCTACGGTGTACACGGCACGGGACAACCCATCGTCCTCCTGCACGGGacgccctcttcctctctcaTCTGGCGCAATGTCATTCCTCATCTCACTAAGAGCGGTTTCAAAGTCTATGTCTTTGACCTCCTCGGATACGGACTATCGGAACGACCATGGGACCAGTCCATTGACACCTCGATCTCAGGCCAAGTTTCCGTTCTCAACGGTCTCCTCGCTCACTGGGACCTTGACACTTTCCATCTTGTTGCTCATGATATTGGCGGGGGAATCGCCCAGCGATTCGGCATATCATCACCGCAGCGGCTGCGATCGCTGACGATGATTGACGTCGTGAGCTTCGATAGCTACCCTTCTAAGAGAACGaaggagcagatgaagaacgGGCTAGATCCGCTTATCAAGGCAGACGACAAAGAGCATCGCTCGCATTTCAAGAACTGGCTACTTTCAACGGTTCATAATAAAGAAAAGCTTGAGAACAGCAGTCTAGACACCTTTCTAGACTATATATCAGGCCCCATTGGCCAAGGCAGTCTGTTCCAGCATCAAGTGCGACATTACGACCCTAAGCATACTATGGATATTGCCGACAGATATCACGAGCTTGCCCAAATTCCTGTCAAATTGATTTGGGGCGCAGACGATGAGTGGCAGGTGGTGGATTGGGGCTACAAGCTCAACAAGGCTATTCCGGGATCTGAACTAGATGTCATTGACAACTGCGGCCACTTTTCTCCGGAGGATCAGCCCGATAGGATTGGTGAGATGCTGGTCTCTTTCCTGGATCGTTACCGACTTTAGGGGTTTCGTACACCTAAGTTTCTATTAGGACCAACCCACTTGCTCATGTATCTCTATTACTCGTGTACATACGCGCCGCACTAATGCTCTAGGATAGAAAGACAGTTGATGTAATGCAGTGGGGACAGTCAAGGCTGTTTTGGGAATTTGTTGATTCCCAATAGGATCCCGCTAAAATACAAACGACATGACGTTCTTTGAATTCTCTAAATATTCAGACATACAATTCAAAGAACCAAACCGAAGTGGGGATTAGACAAtaggagggaagaaggacaaCACCGAGGAGAGGAGGGATTGTAAGCCGGGACCCTGTTCAACTCCAAACCAATTTCATCTCATCGTGATCATGACataaacaaaaaaaaaaaaaaccatgTAGATAGACGAAAAAACTTCGCCAAATCTGTACCAAACACGTCAGTCCAAATCATGCAAACCATTCAGTCACATTAGTCCCCATCGACGGGTTAGGCCCAGACTTCTCAACCTCCATTTGGAAGTCCCGCATAACCTGATCCCACTCCTCCCAATTGAGCTGAGTATCGGTAGGCACATTAACCTGGCTCATAAGTGGATCCACGCCAGTATTGGTATACGGCAGCGGTGTGGGCACATTTGCCGCAGAGATGGGATCctgaggtggaggagctcCGAAGACGTTGGGGGTAGCCAGGAAATTTGTGTTTGGGAAGATATCTTGCAGAGCCTCCCAGGGCCCATTGCTGAGATCGACATTCAGTGAGATGTCGGGCAACGGTGGCGGGACGGCCTGGGTCGTAGATGTCGGCGTGGGCGGGCTGATGGGCACATGGATTCGAGGGAGACAGTGTTCACCGAAGGCACTTGAGCCAATACCACCGCTTGAGCCACTACCGGTGGTAGTGGCAACGGATGGGGTGAAACCGAACTGGGAGCGTAGCTCTTCCTGGTGCTTGGCTCTGGTTGCTGCAGCCCGTTTCATTAGGGCTGCCAGTGGCCGCCAGAGCATGCTCTTCTTGTGCTTGGTCTGCAGTTCCCAGTCCGAGTACATCGATAAGATGGCGTTCCAGGCTCGATCAGTGAGTGGGCAGATCGGGCGAACGCAGACCTCGGAGAGCACGAAGGCTACTCCATGCCATTGCATGTTGGTTCGGAACAGCCAGCTCCACTTTGCGGTCTTCTCGTTGGATTCAAGGAGACGGCTAAATTCAAGTACTTCAATCGCAGTAATAAACAGGCTTTCACGAGTCGCTTGGGACACGTGGGTGACGTGGTCCTTTCGTGTCATTGGGTGATGAACGATGAGCCACAGCTTCGCGAGAATGAGGCGTCCAACCGTTGCAGCAGCCCAGTGAACAGGCACATTCATGTCGCATTGCTTAATATACCGTTCTTCCACACGGTCATTGATGATCTGTATCATCCGTTCGCAACGATTGATAAAcgggccttcttcacccatgCGGATTTTGCCGCTAGGGCAGGCAAAATTTACATAATTTGCCCGCCGCAGAGCACCGATAATCTCACAGCGGATAAGAAGGAATGTCACGTCGGTGCAACCCTCTCGCTCTTCGGGTGGATTGACCATGTCAGGTGTAAGCTCGTCGTCATTGACATTCAACGGCAGCCGCGTATCAGACGTGTTTTCATTAATCAGTGGGTCAGTGCCGTGATCTTCAGACGACCGAGAATCCATCAGGACCAAATGCCACCACAGCCGTCGGCGTGCTTCCGTCTCGAACGGCTTGAGAGCGAAATTCGTGCCGTCGCGGTGGATCCCTAGGCTCTGGGCAAGGCGGAGCACGATGGAGGTCATGGACCAGACGAATTTGCTGTCGTCCTCTCGTCGGATGGTGGTCAGGAAAAGAACTGCAGCTTGCAAGAGAACCAAGCTTTGGGTGTTGAGAAAATTCGCCTTTGCCAACGCTTGCTCCACGGCAAACCGGTACCGCTTGATGGCGATCTCGCGGTCCTCCCCGAATTGGTTCATGCATTGTGCATGAGTCATGCTGATTACGGCGGACAAATACATGGCAAACACCAACGCCTCCGAGTTCTTGTCCAAAGTCTCCGGGTGCTGTGCCGCCTCGACAAACAGATTGCGTGCAGTCGACTTGTGTACAATGACAATCAACGGAGCGACGTTTTCGTTGTAGGCTTCCCATAGTATTGACACCTTTGGCAGAGGGGGGTGGTGTTCTCGAAGAGAGTGTGAAAGTGAGTAGAAGCCGAACAAAAACCCCTCATGGCCTGAGGCTGACGACTCAGGGGATGTGgtatcttcttcatccgatGAGGAATGGTATAGAATATCTTGAAGTTCCTCGACCTAAGATCAGTTAGTATACAGAGCCACCATCGTAGCTTTCGACAGACGACATACCTCATCCCCCAGACTGGCCCAGAGTCGATTGTTAACATATCGACTCCGGCCCTCATCAATAACCAACCTTCCAAATTCATTGCCAAATTTGCCCACTGAAATCTTTTTGGGATCGTCCTCAAAAGGGCAACCACCCTGTTGGGCTTCAGATTGAAGGGGTGCGCtcacggtggtggtggtggtggtggcagcagcggcaggagcagcagaccaGTCGGGTGAAGCAGTCGACGGAATAGTCGACGACGGCGCAGCCTGAGTAGCGGAGCCGTTCGTGATGACATCTGCAGTTGCTCCACTACCGCTCAAATTTTCAATCACACCTTCCAGACGACGCAGTCGTGACAGCAACTCCACGTCCGGGGGTCGTTTGGCTTTCCGTGGGGCTCGGCCAGGTGGGGGGAAGATGCAGTCGATCCCAGCCTTGATGCAATTCGAGCATGGCGATCGTTTGTTACACCGCACCTTCCGACGGCGGCAGGTCACACAGCTCCGCGAGCTGGACTGGTCCAGGGCCGGGGGATAAGCATgggtggtcgaggtgggCTGCGAAGCTTTCGGGGAATTATCACTGGCTGCGGGGGAGAGGTTCAGCGGCTGCTGGGAGGAGCCTGACGAGAACGACATGGTGTTGGGATGGGGAGGGATGTAGGGCGGGCCTGCTACATGCTTCGCGCTGTGCAGCAAGGACTTTGGATAAGACGAGCACAAGTTCCACCTCGCAGAGATCGAGTCATGGCTCGGGTTGGGGCTGGATTTTGGATTTATAATTGGTCGATCAGGGTCGCCTGACTAATGGCCATAAGGTTCACTAGTGAACTATCCGTCACGTGCAATGGAAGTGAGGGAGCCAGGTATAGTTGTATAGAATGCTATGAATAGATATAGATCAATTCGGCTAAGCCTTCCTGCGAGCTTCAAACAAAACGGCGTGGTCTGTCTGGGAGCCATCGGGAAGCCAAACTCGCACGAGGTCAAACCCCGATGCCTCGAGcagctgctgccactgccgcTCTGTCCGTTCTAGCGAAGCGAAGGAGCCCATCATCTGCATGTCGGACAGCACAGACCCCAGCGGTGCCCCGAACTCGGGGAGCATGGCTTCGTTGATGAGCAGGAGGGAGTCCGAGCCCATGGCTTCGTGCAGCCGTCGCAGAATCAGAAGAGCCTGTTTGTCCGGCCAGTCGTGCAAGACCGTACGCATGAAGTAGGCCCTGGAGTTGCagatcggctgctgctggaagaagTCATGCCCGTGGGCCTCGATGCCAGGTGGCATATCCTGAGCACCTTCCACAACACCGGGTAGATCCTGGACGATGAGCCTGCCCGACAGACCGGGGAATCGCTTTttgagcttcttcaggtCCTCACCCTGGCTGCCGCCGACATCGACGATCAGTACATCGGATTCACCGGGCATATGCAAGCGCTCTGTGACGGGGAAAAACTCGAACCAGTCCTTGCCCCGTCGTCGGAATGGAAGACTCATGACAGTATTAAATGCCTGCTGGTAGTAGGGATGGGTGTTcagaaaatcaaaataaTGAGCATCGGTGCCCATGGCATATTGAAAGGGTCCGTTGAAGCCGTCATCAGGACTCTTCCATCCATTATGATGGAAGTACTCGGGCAGTTTCGACAGAACCGTTAAGAAATGTGTGCTAGTCCATATGAACAttggcttcttcttttcttaGATGAAGCAGCCATACCTATGAATAACTGCAGCTGACAACGGTGAAGACGACTGCAAAGCTGCGGCGAAGGGCGTCAACGCATATTTGTCTTGTTCAGTCTCTTTGACCACGGACATTGCAGACAGAAATCGCATGATCCTCGCTTAACGATAGTGAATATCTTTTCCGCATCAAGTAATTGCTGGACTACTTACTAACGAGCAACGGATCGGCATTCTTATTGGTCTCTGCTGTCAATCGCTCAGCTGTAGCCGAACCCTGTGCTAGCGCGTCGAAAAGCTTCAGATCGACACCTAGTCTGATAGCCATTGCTTGGTGGGCCTGGTATCGACGTTAGCCCCGCGACTAACCTGTGACTAGTACAGTTCCGGCTTACCGAGAAGAGCAATCGTGTCGCCGTGTCTGGGGCACTCTCCAGCTTGGCGATGAGCTTATTGCATGTCTGCAGTAGTGCCTTGCGGTCGTGCTCGCTGACTCCGGCCTCCACGGCAGTGGCGACAGCGTCGAAGGTCTGTAGTAATTCGGAACTCATGATCTCAGTTGATTTACCATTACCATTACCAATGCCATAGCTACTGTACCCGCCGCTTTTATACTCCCATCTACGGTCGGACAATATAGAATATACCGACTTCTGATCCTGCATTTCACTGGTGTGCACAAGACACTGCATACAACGTACATTAATTCACCGAATTTACCGAACCCAAGCGCTGCTTATTCAGGCAGCTTATAGCGAGAGTTGACTAAGATCAGCGGCCTCCCGATTCGGGGCGTCGGGCGTAACCGTCGGGGGGCGCCAGCTCCGTGGATCCGCCCAACACCCCGGTGGAAAAGGCGATTCGCCAGGTTTAACCTTAGACTTCCGCGCGTGGACACAACCTCTCTGGGCACAGGCTCTGGTGCCTGTTCCTCCCTAAACAGGCGCGGTGGAGTAGACCCTGACATCTCGGTGGGCTGGTACCAGCTGGCGGCTGTGGGGATGGGCCTATGGGCCTATGGGCCTATGAGCCTCTGGTGAACTCGACTGTTCCTCTCGCAAAAAAAGTCCTTACCTAACTGCCCTGCTGCGCTCTTGAGCTTCGCCTCTTTTTCACATGTTTTTTCAAATCGCCAAGGCCTGTCGCGATTTCTTTAATCTCGCGAAAGAGAGATCTGACCGGCAGATCCAGTCGAGCAACCTGACCTATCTATCAATGCCCTCTAACTAGGCTCTGCTCTCCACGACTGCTGCAATGTTCGATACAATGAGTCGATATAGCCCCTGCCAATAAGCTACAACACCTGGCTGTTTGATTCACTCGAGAAAcgaccatcaccaccgcccattCCGCCCCCATTAACAGAAGTGAAACATGACAGAGACGCCCACTTCTGCCTATGGTGACCCCGGCGCAACTCCGACGGTGCCCACGGCGCAGCAGCTGAACAGATCCTGTGAGTCTTGTAGAAGTCTCAAGGTCCGCTGTCTGCCCAACCCGGCCACGCCAAATCAGTGCCAGCGATGCGCCAAGGGGAGAAAGGCCTGCCTTTTCGTAGCTCCGCAACGGCGTCGGCCGCGCAAGCGGACCGACTCGCGGGTCGCCCaactggagaaggagatgcgTATGATGCGCTCGCTGCTCAAAGATCGTATCCGCGAAGAGAGCGAGCCGGAGTCGCCGGACGGCAGTGACGGTGACCCTGCAGACAACGACGACGACGTGCCCTTCCAGGATCGACTACCTTCGTCCAGCCACGCTTCAGGCTCTGCAGGCTTCATGGACTACTCGCCAGAGCTGCTGAATGCCGGCCACAATACTGGCCATCCGTATATTTCGACCAGATTCTCGCCAGGCCCCGAAATGCACCAGGCTCATGACGACGTCGTTGATCGAGGCATCATCTCCCTCGAAGACGCGGGCCAACTCATCTCCTTTTATAACCACGAACTCGCTCCCTTTTTCCCTCTGGTCGTCTTGCCCTCGAATACCACCGCCACGGCCCTGCGGCATTCCAAGCcaatcctcttcctctccgtGATCTCTGCCGCGGCGATCGCCATCGACGCAAACCTAGCGGCTGTTCTCAATCGGGAAATGGTTCGACTATATGCGGAACGCTTCTTCATTGAGGGCGAAAAGTCACTCGAGCTGGTGCAGGCGCTGCTGCTCATGATTGTCTTTTATTATCCGCCGGACTCTCCCTTGAAATTGCAGTTTTATCAGTATACGCACATCGCCTCTACCATGGCTTTGGAGATCGGACTTGCAAGCAAGCGCCGCGTATCGAACAAAAAATCCGACGACAGAAAGAGCCGGTATGAGCCTTAtgacgagctgctggcggaaCAGGCGCGTGCAGTTCTCGGGTGCTATAATTTAGGATCTACGTTAGTTCTTTGCCTTGCTTTGATGTGGACTGCTTACCGACTTGTATAGTGTCGCCATGAAAACCCGCCGGCCCAATTTGCTCCAGTTCAATGACTGGATGGCCGAGTGCGTTAAGCACTTGGAACAATCGCCAAACCGGATAGACCAGCACCTAGCGGTGTGGTTCGAGCTCCAGAAGATCACCGACGAAGCAATGGCGTCTTTCGGTCTGGATGACACCAGCTCTGTCTCGATGCTAACGGAATCGCGTGTTCAGGCTGTGCTGAGATGGTTCGATAAACGGGTAGAGGAGTGGAGAAAAAAGATCCCATCAGAGATGCTGAATGGTAAGAGCCATCTTATCGAAACAAGATGCCAAAGCTCACCTTGGACCGACAGAACCCATGACCCTCGAATACCGCGCCACCATTCTCGCCATGTATGAGTTAGGCATAGGAGAAGGGTACCGAGAACCGGATGCCATCAAGAACCGGTTCTACACTCTTCCCACCCCCGACGAAGATGGGAGTCTGCAGGTACCGCTGAGTGCTATCCGTATTGACATCAACATGAAATGGATGCATGCAGCCCATGAGATGCTCGACGCCGTGATCGACTGCAGCACAGACCTGATGCGCAAGATGCCCAATCATATGTATACGCGCACTGTAATGGCAATGACCTCGCTTCTGAAAATCCATTTCTCGGTGCGCACGGGTGCTCTGAGCGAGGTGGTCACTACTGACACCGTGAACGTGAGCTATTATCTTGATGCTCTATCCAACAAGCTGGGTGAGGCGAGCGGCGGAGGTAACTATAAGATCCCCAGTCGGTGGTACCACGTCGTCGCGGTCAAGGGTCGCGATTGGTTTACTCGTGTTGAGGCGCGATATGCGGCTCAATCAAGTAATTTGGGACACAGCGTCGTCTCCGCGAGCCCATCAACCGAGTCCGTGCCAGGCCAGATGTCCGCCACTCAGGACCCGACAGTGCCTCCCGTAGATCATTTGCACGATCCAGCCGCTATGGATTCCTTCTCTGTTCCCCAAAACATGGCTCATATGTCTCCGGGTATTGGAAACATTCGCGAAGGCTATGTTGCCATGAGCGGCGCTGGCATGTGGCCCGCAGACAATGGCGCAAGGCATAACGCTGCTCTCTTCCAGTCGATTCCGGACGGCTATCAGCATCCGCAGACAACGGCTGGACTTGCACCATTTGCTTTTGATCCGCAAAGGCAGCCGCAGATGCCTGGGACAGGTATGGAGCTGGATGGGTGGTTGCCAGACGGCAGCATCTTTGGTATGCCGCCATTGCCAGAGTTTTGATCATGAAAGAGGTACATATATAGCCCAAATCGTGATAAACAGCCCAAAGGTCCTCTCAGGGCGCGGGATAAAGGTGTAATTAGGATGTTAAGAGGGCAGGCAGATGCGAGAAGATAGAAGATAAATCAATCGGCCCCAAATATATGCGACGCTCACATAACCATGTTCGTTAGGCTCAAAAAAGAAGCCGGAGACAataaaagagagagaggcagaaAGTAGAAGAAAACTTTCACATAAATGATTTAGGCAAAAAAAGTCTGGTACTGCCCGTAGTTTATAGATCGCGCAATCGATCGGAGCATCGGGAGACTCGAAAATTCCGCGACGGAGCGGCGCATCGGATCGATGTTGCATTCCGagcttttctctttcccttaTATGCTAAAAAGAGTTGATCTAGTAGCTTAGAAGTATAATACTGTTGCTTTCGCATGGTTATTTAAAATAGGATTTGTCTTCCAATgcctggaaaaagaaaacttTTCTGTGGTGCAAACTTGCTTGAACCTACCCCTGGGGGTGAGAGAGTCGTCTCACCCGCAACAATAACAATTACTGAGACAATCAGAGGATCGCATCCCATCGAGAGTTTAGAAAAGAAGGGTTACCGCAGCCGCAAGGTCTTGAGTAACCGTTCTTTGTTCCCCCGAGCCCTTAAGAGATCTTCTATGCATTGCATAAATTAAGGACTTTCGCCAGCACTCAACCATAGAGTTAACCCGTGAATTTAGCATTCATTTGCTCTAGAAAAACTGTCCACCACCTTTGAGTACCATCCAGCTTTTCCTGTCTGATACAATCTCATTGCTGTGGCTAAATATTGTCGACTGGTATCCTGGAGTGCCATTGACAGACGGTATCCATTAGTGAGACccatctctttctccttctccattACTGCTATAATGTAATCCTGTCTGTCTGCAAATCTCTGTTTGCTTTCCTCGTCCCTCGGAAAGCCATTTTCATCATAATTCCACGGGGCATCCATTTCTGGCGGTATTGTCAATAAGGTCAAGGGAAACTCGCCAAATATCTCCCATGGCCCAGCAAATGCAGATTCCCAGTCGATTACACCTAGCAGGTTGTATTGGTTATCGAAAATCATGTTGTTATGACCAAAGTCGCCATGGCATAATGGAAAAGGGCCTTTGTTTTGAACGGAGATATTTGCAGCCAGTGCATTGATAGAAAGTGTAAAGGATGACGCAGACGACCAGATTTCATCTCCCGGTTGCTATGTTAGCTAACATACTGAAGGAAGACCTAATGGAAGATAATTTACCTGCCCACTCCCCTGACGCTGCTCTCAGCCGCTCCTCGGATAGTCCGAGCTCAGCTCTGGCAGCCCACGCCTTGAAAAAATCACTGGCTGTTTCGAATGGTCCACCTATACCAGGTATAGGGCCCTGTTCAAATGAGCCATCAGGATTATGGCGCAGGATAGTTCCAATCTTCGGTAGCTGCACTCTCGATAGCTCGACCTAGCAAAAGCGGTTTTAGCATATTCATCGGACAGGCAAGCTTCTACAGCATACCTGGATTTCGGCCATTTTCGTAAAAACCCGGTGTTTATAGTTCGAGGGCACTTGCAGGCCGAGATCTATACCAGCGTTGCCCCTCAAGCAGTCCATCAACAAAAACTGCGCTTTGACCCTACATTCAGGATCGAGTTCAATCGCATAAACCTGTGGGATAGGGATGCTGGTCTTCTGTTTGATTAGTGACATGGTATTGTATTCGTGTGCCATGATCAGCTTCGCGGTGTTCGGGTCCTTTGAGGACAGAGGCGGCATCCGTAGGCGTGCTATCCACCGCACATTATCATCAAATTCAATAATGCGGACCATGTGATTGAGTCCAAGCCCAATATCTTGCAATAGTCGGCATGTTCTTCCGTTCCGCATAGCCGTCGCGTACTCTACAAGAGCATCCCAGTCTGTTGAATGGAGAAAACTTTCGGCCCTTGACTTCAGAGTTTTATCCGTAATAGAAGTGAAATAGGACCATAGGTAGCCTGTGAAATATTCGTCGTCTAAGACGGATTATCAACATTGTAAACATTCTAAGTACAAGAGGGATGCACACTTGACATCATCGAAGGCGCAGAGTGTATGAAAAGCTGATGTTCTGTTTTCTCTCAAATCAAATTAAGATGGGGACTGAGGAGGAGCGGGGGGAAGTAGCTAGGCTTTATAACTTCAAAATGACGGTGAGACTGTATTAAACAAAGGAACCGCCTACTCGGACGATAGGTCGTATACCGCCTTGCATATAGTAAATTACAATTGCCTACACAAGCCTGATCCCTAAATCTCTAAGTCTCTCTTAACTTAGACCCTAAATTTTTCGATTACTTTATGTCTTGTGATTAGGTGGTAACTAATTATATACTGTAAATAAACCATTCATGTTGTGTGGTGAGGCGAAGGATGGAAGAGTGGTGCCAGGAACAGCTGAGTGTGAGTGGTGCCTGAGagcctgaggtgtcagcgctTCAACCATACAACTCTCCGGAATTGGTTTGGAAATGCCAATATCGAGGCAATGATTGTTGTTCAAACTGGACGTGCTCATAAACTGCAAGATAATTGTCGATGTTCAACCGCGTTCTTTCATCGATGACATAATCGGAATTGTTCCGTCGTCCATTATCAATCAAAAGATAGAGGGTGGGGGAGCCTGACATTTGGAGGCCAGTACTTCATGCATCGATCAATCCAACGCATGATCCTAGGTCGCTCTATATTTACACCAATACGCTTTCATATACTGCCGCCTTCACAAACcgctcaaggccatcgaaCCATGACAACCCAATCAGATTCAGTTCACAAACCCGCGACAGCCGACGGATGGCACGGCATCATCCCCAGCAACCAATTCCCTGCTGAAAAGGGCCGCTATCACCTATACATCGGCATATTCTGCCCCTTTGCGCACCGCGCCAACTTCGTGCGTCACCTTAAAGGCCTCACCGACTTCATCGACATCAGCATAGTCAAGCCATATCCAAAGGGCGACGAAAATGGTTGGCCGGGATGGCGCTTTCCCAAATCCAATGAGGAGTATCCCGGTGCGACGGTCGACCATCTGTACGGAGAGGACTACCTACACAAGGTGTATTTCCGGGCAGATCCGGAATACAAAGGGCGGTACTCCGTGCCACTGCTGTGGGATAAAAAGACCGAGACAGCGGTTTGCAATGAAAGTGATGAGCTGTTACGCTGGCTTCCTTTGGCATTCAATGAGCTTTTGCCATCATCTCTCAGCAAAATCGATCTTTATCCACCACATCTGCGCGCGCAGATTGACGCCATTACCCCCTGGATGCAATCGGATGTCAACAGAGGGGTGTACAAAGCGGGATTTGCACCCTCGCAGGAAGATTACGACAAGAATGTCGTTCCCGTCTTTGGTGCACTAAACAAGCTCGAGGGCATCATCGCACGGAATGGCGGCCCCTTCGTGCTGGGACCCGACATGACCGAGCTGGACATTCGACTGTTTGCGACACTTATTCGTTTTGATGCGGTCTATGTTCAACATTTCAAGTGCAATCTGGGCACCATCCGACATGACTATCCAGTGTTGAACAATTGGTTGAAGGGCATCTACTGGAACGTGGAAGCAGCGCGGGCATCGACCGACTTCAAACA is part of the Penicillium psychrofluorescens genome assembly, chromosome: 4 genome and encodes:
- a CDS encoding uncharacterized protein (ID:PFLUO_007022-T1.cds;~source:funannotate), with the protein product MPAKRHAASTASAAPASPTPNTPTPLSKSLSSGPATLKSNASAVEIAQLVWEQYLSSTPQRTLLLDAFMAFLVLVGGLQFLYCALAGNYPFNAFLSGFSAAVGQFVLTASLRMQTSEPTGQSKPSSKGKNARFAEEPEEQGAVTASHERAFADYIFGSLILHFFCVNFIN
- a CDS encoding uncharacterized protein (ID:PFLUO_007023-T1.cds;~source:funannotate); this encodes MEPVVTENAIVNGSRIAYGVHGTGQPIVLLHGTPSSSLIWRNVIPHLTKSGFKVYVFDLLGYGLSERPWDQSIDTSISGQVSVLNGLLAHWDLDTFHLVAHDIGGGIAQRFGISSPQRLRSLTMIDVVSFDSYPSKRTKEQMKNGLDPLIKADDKEHRSHFKNWLLSTVHNKEKLENSSLDTFLDYISGPIGQGSLFQHQVRHYDPKHTMDIADRYHELAQIPVKLIWGADDEWQVVDWGYKLNKAIPGSELDVIDNCGHFSPEDQPDRIGEMLVSFLDRYRL
- a CDS encoding uncharacterized protein (ID:PFLUO_007026-T1.cds;~source:funannotate) → MTETPTSAYGDPGATPTVPTAQQLNRSCESCRSLKVRCLPNPATPNQCQRCAKGRKACLFVAPQRRRPRKRTDSRVAQLEKEMRMMRSLLKDRIREESEPESPDGSDGDPADNDDDVPFQDRLPSSSHASGSAGFMDYSPELLNAGHNTGHPYISTRFSPGPEMHQAHDDVVDRGIISLEDAGQLISFYNHELAPFFPLVVLPSNTTATALRHSKPILFLSVISAAAIAIDANLAAVLNREMVRLYAERFFIEGEKSLELVQALLLMIVFYYPPDSPLKLQFYQYTHIASTMALEIGLASKRRVSNKKSDDRKSRYEPYDELLAEQARAVLGCYNLGSTVAMKTRRPNLLQFNDWMAECVKHLEQSPNRIDQHLAVWFELQKITDEAMASFGLDDTSSVSMLTESRVQAVLRWFDKRVEEWRKKIPSEMLNEPMTLEYRATILAMYELGIGEGYREPDAIKNRFYTLPTPDEDGSLQVPLSAIRIDINMKWMHAAHEMLDAVIDCSTDLMRKMPNHMYTRTVMAMTSLLKIHFSVRTGALSEVVTTDTVNVSYYLDALSNKLGEASGGGNYKIPSRWYHVVAVKGRDWFTRVEARYAAQSSNLGHSVVSASPSTESVPGQMSATQDPTVPPVDHLHDPAAMDSFSVPQNMAHMSPGIGNIREGYVAMSGAGMWPADNGARHNAALFQSIPDGYQHPQTTAGLAPFAFDPQRQPQMPGTGMELDGWLPDGSIFGMPPLPEF
- a CDS encoding uncharacterized protein (ID:PFLUO_007024-T1.cds;~source:funannotate) codes for the protein MSFSSGSSQQPLNLSPAASDNSPKASQPTSTTHAYPPALDQSSSRSCVTCRRRKVRCNKRSPCSNCIKAGIDCIFPPPGRAPRKAKRPPDVELLSRLRRLEGVIENLSGSGATADVITNGSATQAAPSSTIPSTASPDWSAAPAAAATTTTTTVSAPLQSEAQQGGCPFEDDPKKISVGKFGNEFGRLVIDEGRSRYVNNRLWASLGDEVEELQDILYHSSSDEEDTTSPESSASGHEGFLFGFYSLSHSLREHHPPLPKVSILWEAYNENVAPLIVIVHKSTARNLFVEAAQHPETLDKNSEALVFAMYLSAVISMTHAQCMNQFGEDREIAIKRYRFAVEQALAKANFLNTQSLVLLQAAVLFLTTIRREDDSKFVWSMTSIVLRLAQSLGIHRDGTNFALKPFETEARRRLWWHLVLMDSRSSEDHGTDPLINENTSDTRLPLNVNDDELTPDMVNPPEEREGCTDVTFLLIRCEIIGALRRANYVNFACPSGKIRMGEEGPFINRCERMIQIINDRVEERYIKQCDMNVPVHWAAATVGRLILAKLWLIVHHPMTRKDHVTHVSQATRESLFITAIEVLEFSRLLESNEKTAKWSWLFRTNMQWHGVAFVLSEVCVRPICPLTDRAWNAILSMYSDWELQTKHKKSMLWRPLAALMKRAAATRAKHQEELRSQFGFTPSVATTTGSGSSGGIGSSAFGEHCLPRIHVPISPPTPTSTTQAVPPPLPDISLNVDLSNGPWEALQDIFPNTNFLATPNVFGAPPPQDPISAANVPTPLPYTNTGVDPLMSQVNVPTDTQLNWEEWDQVMRDFQMEVEKSGPNPSMGTNVTEWFA
- a CDS encoding uncharacterized protein (ID:PFLUO_007025-T1.cds;~source:funannotate), producing the protein MSSELLQTFDAVATAVEAGVSEHDRKALLQTCNKLIAKLESAPDTATRLLFSAHQAMAIRLGVDLKLFDALAQGSATAERLTAETNKNADPLLVTRIMRFLSAMSVVKETEQDKYALTPFAAALQSSSPLSAAVIHSTHFLTVLSKLPEYFHHNGWKSPDDGFNGPFQYAMGTDAHYFDFLNTHPYYQQAFNTVMSLPFRRRGKDWFEFFPVTERLHMPGESDVLIVDVGGSQGEDLKKLKKRFPGLSGRLIVQDLPGVVEGAQDMPPGIEAHGHDFFQQQPICNSRAYFMRTVLHDWPDKQALLILRRLHEAMGSDSLLLINEAMLPEFGAPLGSVLSDMQMMGSFASLERTERQWQQLLEASGFDLVRVWLPDGSQTDHAVLFEARRKA